The nucleotide sequence TTCATTCCCTCCAAGTATGAATAGAACATCTTCTCCATTTGCGCTAGTTCACTCTGATGTGTGGGGGCCTTCCCTTATTAGTACTACTTCGGGAATTAAATGGTTTATtacatttgttgatgattgcactTGTATGACGTGGGTTTATCCGTTGAAACATAAAAGTGATGTTAGTATGATTATTCGGTCTTTCTCTTAGATGGTGGTTACACAATAGTCCTCCGTTATTAAGGTTCTTCATACTAATAATGAGGGAGAATATGTTAACTCTGAGCTATCTACTTTTTCCGTGATCAAGGAATTCTTCATGAGACAACGTGTTCGTATACCCCACAACAGAATGGGGTAGCTGAGAGAAAAAACCGTCATATTTTGGAAACTGCTCGTGCATTGCTTATTGGTGGTTATGTGCCCAAAAGTTTATGGCCAGACGTCATCACCTATGCCGTGTATGTTATAAATCGCATGCAATCCCGGGTTGTAGAATTTCGTACTCCACTCCAAGTGTTGACGGAACATGTTCCGGTTGTTTCTACGAATACTCTCACTACTCGAGTGTTTGGATGCGTTGCTTATGTTcatattcacaagattcatcGTAGTAGATTGGATCCTTTTGCTCTTCGGTGTGTCTTTGTGGGTTTTGCATCCCCCAAAAAGGTTACAAGTGTTACCATCCTGCAACTCGCCACATGTATATAACCATGGATGTGACTTTCTTTGAGTCAGAATATTTTTATACTCCCGTATCACCACCCTTCGATCACAAGGGGGAGAATTTTAGTTGTGATCTTGATGGTGTTTTTGAATGGTTGGATGTACAAGAGGTAACAGTTTCAGGGGGAGTGCATGGTGCCGTGCCGAGTGATGCAGTTGATGCTCGGTCTCCTCCTGTTGAAGAGCCTATTGTGAGTGTTCAGCAGCTTCTCACCGAAGAAAAGGCTGCCAGTTCGTGTGTTGGTGTTGCCGAAGAGGTTTGTACTGATGGTCAGTCAGTTGTTGCCGAAGCAGcttcctctcctctctctaGCTCAACAGTGCCGTTGTCCAATACATCTTCTCTGGATATCCCTGAGGTAAGCACTAGTGATACTCATGTAACTAATGATGTTATAAGTACATATAAATTGCCACCAAGGTAAAATCGTGGTGTACCTCCTGACAGGTTCTCTCCGGAGGGAAAAGTGAAGTATCCCATAACCAATTATGTGTCCTGTAAAAACCTTTCATCTGAACGCCAAGCTTGGGTGAATAATGTGGATTCAATTCAAGTACCAACTCGAGTAGAAAACGCTTTGAAGAGTCGAGAATGGACAGAAGCAATGGATGAAGAGATGAGGGCATTGCAGAAAAATAATACATGGGAAGTAGTTGAGCTGCCAAAAGGAAAAAAGCCAGTTGGATGCTAATGGGTTTTTACAGTTAAATACAAGGCTAATGGATCACTCGACAGGTATAAAGCAAGGTTGGTGGCGAAAGGGTATACTCAAACATATGGAGTTAATTATCAGGAAACTTTGTCTCCTGTGGCTAAGATGAATAGGTATGAGTCCTTATCTCACTAGctgcaaatttgaattggccactgaaacagtttgatgtaaaaaaatgcatttcttcatggacatctagaagaagaaatgtatatggattttcctccaGGGTATAGCAACGGAGGAAAAATGGGAGTGTGCCGACTGCGGAAGTCCTTTTATCGGCTTAAACAATCACCATGTGCATGGTTTGGGAGGTTCACTCAGGCCATGAGAAAGAATGGGTATTTTCAGAGTCATTCTGATCATACTTTATTTGTGAATCGGATGAACAATAAAGTAATAGCCTTGAttatttatgtagatgatatgatAATAACAGGTGATGATTCAGATGAAATTATCAAGCTGGAGAAGAACCTATGATAATAACAGGTGATGATTCAGATGAAATTATCAAGCTGGAGAAGAACCTTTCTGCcgagtttgagatgaaaaattTGGGTGACTTAAAGTATTTCCTTGGTGTTGAAGTTGCTCGTTTGTCCagaggtattttcttgtctcaacaAAAATATGTTCTAGATTTATTGAAGGAAACATGTATATTTGGGTGTGAACCAGTGGATAAAGGCAGATATCAGAGACTGGTaggaagactaatttatttagcTCATACTCATCCAGATATAGCCTATGCAGTAAGTGTGgtgagtcagtttatgcactcgcGGAGTGTGGATCATATGGCAGCTGTTATTCGAATTTTGGCTTATTTGAAGTTGGCTCCAGGAAAAGgaattttgtataaaaattcAAGTCATCTGAGAGTTGAGGGATTTACTGACGCTGATTGGGTAGGTAATGTGACTGATAGGCGCTCTACTTCTGGATACTTTACGTTTGTTGGTGGAAATCTAGTtacatggagaagtaagaaGCAAAATGTGGTGTCAAGGTCTTCAGCTGAGGCCGAATTCAGAGGTATGGCACATGGGATATGTGAAGTTCTTTGGTTACGTAAGTTACTTGGTGGTCTAGGTTTCAAAGCAAAGGAGGCAATAAGCTTATATTGTGATAATAAGTCCGCACGGGAGATTGCAGAGAACCCGATACAACATGACAGAACAAAGCATGTAGAGGTTGACCATCACTTTATTAAGGAAAAGCTTGAGAAGAAAATTGTGTCAATACCGTTTGTGAACTCAGAAGAGCAACTCGCATATATCCTCACTCATGCCGTGTGTGGTAGGTTGGTTGGTGACTCACTTGTCAAGTTGGACATGTGTGATATCtatgctccaacttgagggggagtgttggcgTGAGGGGTTTTGTAAAAAGGGcatataaatatattgtaaatattAGGAATCCTTTACTAGGAAGGATTTGTGAGTCCTTTATTGTTACCTTGTAGAACAAGGGTTGTATCTTGTatatatttttcctttatgCAATACAATGAAAATTAAGCCATAAAATTCAAGTATACTTATGTTCTTGCTTTACCGTACTTAATTACTAGGTTTGATTAATTAAGTTCCATGTTAATTACTTTAGGGATGGATTTGGACTGTGGAGACTACTACCCAAACTTCACTCAAAGTTCGGTGAGGCAAGGGAAGGTGAAGGAGGTAGAAATCGACCGATCACTCAAGAACCTTTATGTGGTGCTTATGAGGCTAGGTTTGTTCGATGGGAATCCCACTTTTAAGTCTCTTGGCAAGAAGGATGTGTGCTCCAAACAACATATTGAATTAGCAACAGAAGCAGCAAGGGAAGGAATCGTTTTATTGAAAAATGCCAATGAAACTTTGCCGTTGAAatcgaagaaaataaaaaaactagccATCGTCGGGCCTCATGCCAATGCTACTGCAGCAATGATTGGAAACTATGCAGGTATTGAATCTAAAAATGCTCTTTGAATTAAGTTCGACATGTCAAAAATAATATACTCATCAATTAAACATACAATTCCGATTTTGTGTTCAGGTATTCCTTGCCAATTCACTTCACCTCTCGATGCATTTTCATCCTATGGAGAAATTAAGTATGAAATGGGATGCGATGGAGTTGCATGTGCAAATGGTAGTCTGATATTCCCTGCCATGAGGGCCCCAAAGCACGCAGATGCAGCTATAATTTTTGCTGGGTTGGACTTATCAGTTGAGGCAGAGAGCTTGGATAGGGTGGTGTTAGATAGTGGCCAAATTAGTGGCCAATTTGGTATTCACTTTCGGCTAGTAAACTAAACAAAGAAAAGTTTGGTGGACATCATCATGAGTAAATACacaatgatgatgtttgttgaaaagaaaaaaggaaggtcatgatgatgtttgtaaaGGAATGATTATTCCTTTACTTTGGATTTTTTATTGAATGCTTTTGTATGGATAAAGGTTGCAGCCGAATGTGGGAGAGGTGGGGGAGCGGCATCAGATGAGAGACATACCAAGGAGAGCGTTCGGCTCTCCCATTTGAAACAGTGCTGCTCCTTCCCATTTGTCTGTAATCCCCTTTTGTTAGTAATCCCTCAATCAAAGATGTTGCTGCTACATGTTGTGTAGCTTTTGGGAAAGGAGGATTTGGTATGTATTTTCTTCTTCGCCGGTTGTTCTTTGTGAGAGTGAGAGTTATTGGGtgtatgtgggatttgggtttgagagttaaaactctatttgtaatctccattttgatattagtggaatttcctCGCCATCTCGGAACTGGACGTAGGCTtacgccgaaccagtataaatccttgtgttatttggattatttgtcttaTCATATTTTGCCATTGTAGCTTATTAGTTTCATATTTGACGCTTCCTCACAACAGGTGGATCTGCTTCTCCCTGGCTACCAAACCCAGTTTATCAATCAAGTTGCTCAAGTCTCCAAGGGTCCAGTGATCCTTGTAATCATGTCAGCTGGTGGTGTTGATATCAGTTTTGCCAAACAAAATGATAACATCAATGCAATATTGTGGGCTGGGTACCCGGGGGAGGAAGGCGGTCGTGCCATTGCAGATGTTGCTTTCGGACATTACAATCCTGGTAAGTACACATAAAGctaaaagaatcacattttgAGTCCACATTAGTTGATGATAATGTTGCATCATTTAGCATAGTTTTTTTCCTAAATGTATTTCTTAGCTTTTAACTTGATCACCAAACATCTAATGTATATGTTTACTATGTTACAGGAGGAAGATTGCCTCTTACATGGTATGAAGCTGGTTACGTGGATATGCTACCCATGACATCCATGCAATTGAGACCAATTGCTAGCCTAGGCTACCCCGGTCGTACATACAAATTCTACAATGGCTCCACAGTTTACCCATTTGGATACGGCCTTAGCTACACCCAGTTCAACTACACTCTGCGATCTGCAAAGAGATCTCTGGATATAAACTTAAGAAAGTCCCAACACTGCCGCGACATAGAGTACAAGGATCATGAATACAAGCCACCTGGCCCTGCAGTCCTTATTGACGACTTGCAATGCAACCATGAATTTGGGTTCGGGGTTGAAGTTAAAAATGTGGGTAAGAGGGATGGAAGTGAAGTCATCATCGTTTACTCAAAACCACCAAATGGCATCGCCGCTACGCATGCCAAGCAAGTGATTGGGTTTAAAAGGGTTTTTGTGAAAGCCGGAAAAAGCGAAACTGTTAACTTTGTGTTCAATGCCTGCAAGAGCTTGGGACTTGTCAACTACAATGCTTACAATCTTCTAACATCAGGCAGACACACAATTTCGATTGGCGATGATGTCGTCTCCTTCCCTATTCAAGTCAACATTTAAGAGTGAATTTTTATTGCAAATGAACTCCCAATGGGGTATTAGGCTTATTGTGAGTAAATAATTATTTAGTAGAATAATTAGAAGGCTAGCTGCTGATGCACCTCCTTTCCCTCTTCAGATCAGATGAGCTTGTAAACGGTAGCCAGTTGATTTCTAATTTTCATCTACTTCATGTCTATTTGATCATCTATTGGCGCTACACGATATCTAAACAATCTCTCCAAACCCACCTTATTAGCAGAGCCAAAGAATTTGGTAATTTATATGGTCTCATCCAACTGCTAGTTGTTTACTCCTGTTTCCTGGCATCGAACGTTTCAtagcttttttttcaatttcccaGCTATTTCCTCGGCATTCAAagattttcttttgaaaattacATGATAAAATTTTGGGCGAGATTCAGTGAAGATTTCCATATCATATTATCCACAACACCACTAACTGAAGTTAACAGAACTGTTACAACCACCCCCAATTATATGTATTTTATGTAACCTTACCCCCAAACGGCCACGTGGCAGTCATCTAACTcacctctcttttctctctttctatcCCCCCATCCCCCGAGACCTCTCTcttcttcatctctctctctctgtactctctctctcagctCTCCCATACCTCTCTATCTCTACCTCTCGCCTCACTCTCTTCTCCTGGACGCTAGGACCTTGTCACCACCAAGGGAGGCTCACAGCAAGCCCAAGACCTCCTCCCTGTGAGTTCGACGGCACGGGAGCAAAAGCTCCGGCGAACCCTCTCCTTTTTCCGTTAGGTAAGTCACAGATCTCTCCCTATCTCCGTTAGTGTGATGCTTGGTGGTGTTTTCTGAGTTAAACCCTTACCTTTTTACATAGGTTTTGCCTTGGAATCGAGTTGGATTAAGCACACCCGTTTTTCCGGCGAACCCGTGAGCTTCGAGGGGATTTCCAGTCACCTCTGACTATGTCACGGTTATTTGAAGGTAGCAACCTCTTCCCATAACCTTGCTCTTCATGTCCGTACTTAGATCGGGGTCTAGAACCCTTGTTTTCAGGTGACTAGAGCTGTAGCAGCTTCGGCCTTTTTCTTTGGCAAACTAGGCCTTTCAGGCCGTTTAGAAACCCCCCATTGGGCCTTAGCCGTTTTGGGCCAGCCCAGTACCCTAGCCcgcatgatttttatttttagtttaggttttaaaaacccaaaagcccACGGGCCTTATACTGTAGGGCTTTGGGCCCGTAATCAAAACCCAGTCCattcttttaattgttttaaagGCCTTATAGTCTTGGgcctttattatttatttgaggATTGAAGCCCAGCCCTTTTTGGCCTTAAGGCCTTCGGGCCATaagtgtgtgggtgtgtgttgtgGGGGTATGTGGGGGTGCAgcccgtgtgtgtgtgcgtgtgtttagcgtgtgtgtgtgcgtgtgtttaagtgtgtgtgtgcgtgtgtgtatatgcatgttgtgcatgtgtgtgtgctggtggtgtgtgtatgtgtttgggcttaagcctaaACCCCATTCCTTTACCCTAAActcttttaacccaaaaactcTAGGTTCCTAAAACCCATTAGACCCTAACCCATCCAACCCAAATCCCTTAATTTATTTAGTTCAAGCCCAATCTTttagaaaatccttttatttatttattacattttgGTGCTTAGGTAAAGTTGCTAGTGGAGAAATTCTTAATCCTTATCCGCGCGACTCTTCTGCCAAGgaatatttgtgagtggaccccttctaaaattacatgattttataaattaattgcataaatgatgaGCATGCCTACGAATTTATGATTCGATTTATGTTAAGCCTGTTTACTGAATTTATtgattttcgtctcgtgtttttggtgaggaattaactGTTAGCCTATTTTTGagctatatttatatatatatatatatatatatatatatatatatatatatatatatcgtattttctataaaaaccatgatctggtagactatctgatggatgacgatatgatgctagaacatgttttagaaacccctctttatagtatagacgatggatgactttatactatgaagtggttatttatgagaggcgtaactatttgtgcgtacctagagGACACTATGCCGCTTGGGGCGAGGATTTGGTGTTGGtatttaggccgggagaaataatccctagctacgggctgagggacatggagcaggcattgggcctgGAGtaggtaatctctggctacgggcacagagaccATGGAGCAGGTATTGGGCCGGGAgatatatttattcagtgatctttctagcagcacaccgcgcttacgagacgatctaCAATACgtttattgttttgatttccgcAATGTTATGCCGCGGTATGATTTtggagatatttttggcatgctaggattttgattaaatccatcacttattatgttagtagttttcattatataaactgtgggggttagtactttgataactgttttattattattgtatttatgaacttggtccactcacctttgtttttgccccCCCCATTTAGGTCATAGAAACGAGGACTACGACTCgacgtacgaggcattccctTACCAGTAGCAGTCTACTCCtcacttgtgtgatatcttgtaatgatctttctttttgtaaatcttgttttagattgtgtctTGTACACTCTAGACACTTCCTTAAACTTTGTTCATTACTTCTAGATTCTAATATTTACTCATGAATATTTTCTCCTACTCATTTCTCTTgtaatcaattaatggctttcatcaccctcgggtgtcggccagcatgtgtctatcctggtattcgaggaatatcagggtcgaGGCGTGCCAGAACTGACCTTATGAGATCGCTTGCGATTACGAAAAACAGAAATATACTGTTCAGATAAGATGTCAGTAATTTATGGATAATGTGTTCCAGCGTATAATTAACTAATTTCTTGAGTTTTAAATGATAAACATATGATTTCAGTTAATTAAGTTCCATGCATTCTAATTAATCAGTACAGGATTGGGTTTGGACTGTGGAGCTTACTACCAGAATTTCACCGAAACGGCTGTGGAGCAAGGAAAGGTGAATGTGGTCGACATAGATAGGGCACTGAATTACCTTATGTTTTGCTTATGAGGCTAGGCTACTTTGATGGAAACCCTACTTTCAAATCTCTTGACAAGAAGGATATAATTATATGCACCAGAGAGCATATTGAGTTAGCCACACAAGCAGCAAAGAGAAGAAACAATGCCAATGAAACTTTGCGTAGAACTCTGCTAAGTTCAAAACCCTGGCCGTCGTCAGGCCTCATGCCAATGCTACTACCAAGGTCATGATCGGAAAATATGCTGGTATTGAAAGTGCAAAAAATGTTTCCAAACTCTTACGTGTTTTACAGAACAAATGTGTTACATGTAAGTTTGTACCATTATTACTTACTACATTGTGTACGTGTTCCTTGCAGTACACTTCACCTCCTGATGCTTTCAAATCCTATGGAAAAGTGAGGTATGAAGTGGGATGTGATGTTGCATGTCTACACGAGAGCTTGATATATATATTCCCTGCCATGGCAGCCGCCAAGGAAGCTCATGCAACCATAGTTATGGCGGGATTGGACTTACCGGTTGAAGCGGAGGGCTTGGACAGAGCTGACCTCCTTCTTCCTGGTTACCAAACTCAATTATCAACCAAGTTGTTCGCCAAACAAAATGATAATTGTAAGTACAAGAATTGTTAATAGAACTGCATTTTTAGACCACATGATGCGACAATTAATATGTTAGccaatatttaattataataaagATAATAGATGTAATAAGTACATATCAATTGCTTCGTCATGTGATCAGCTAACATCCTAACATTATATGTTGACTATATTACAGGAGGAAGATTACCTCTTACATGGTATGAAGCTGGTTACATCGAAATGCTACCTATGCCATCCATGCCATTGAGGCTAATCGATACCCTAGGCTATCCTGGTCGTACATACAAACTCTTAAATGGCTCTACCGTTTATCCATTTGGCTATGGCCTTAGCTACACTCAATTCAACTACACCCTAATAGCTGCAGTTGAGTTGATGAATATTTTGTTGAACAAGACCCAACACTGCCACAAATTTAAGTACCGCGATGAAACATACAAGCCATCCTGCCCAGCAGTCCTTTTAGATGACTTGTAACACGATTTTTCAGTCAAGGTTGAAGTGAAACATGTAGGCTAAAGGGATCGGAGTGAGGTTGTTTTTGTTTACTCAAAGCCCCCAGATGGAATTGTAGGCACTCATGCTAAGCAGGTGATTGGGTTTGAGAGGGTGTTTGCGAAAGCTGGACAAAGAATGGAGGTTAATTTTGTGATCGGTGTCCCTAAGAGCTTGGGAATTGTTGATTACACTGGTTACAAGCTTTTTACCATCGGGGATACACGCGATCGTGGTTGGAGAAGATCATGGGATCTCATTCCCCCTTCAAATTAACTTTGAGACCAGGTAAAATTGGTTGTTAATTGACAATTGTATTCAACTTTTAGTGCTAATTAATTAGGTTATTTCGAATGACGAATTAGTAGACTTTTTAATGCATTTACCTCACTTTTTCTCTGTTTAACCTTCAACATGTATACAGTTCACCCTAATGATCAATAAAgtactcttttcttctcttttcatttTGGTTCCTCATTCCCTCTTCAGATTCTAAAAGTCATTATGCACTTTTGTCTAGTCGTCCCTCTTTTATTGTTCTACTACGAAACAGTGTATAACAACATTTTTAGAGCGTCAATAGCATCTTTGTTTTTATATTACTTACGcatgcacacacatatatatatatgcaagaaTCAATTTCTACCATGAGGAATAATCTTAAAGGTTATTCCAAATTAAATATGCAAGAATCAATTTCTACCATGAGGAATAATCTTAAGATTATTCCAAATTAAACTTGACAACGATGCAGGTTGAAAAAGACTTTACGTAAAAGCCTTGAGGTTAGTTTAAATAGTGAAAAAGCAGAAAAATGATTTACGATTAAGGTAGGTTAAAAGAAATCGGTTTCTTTCAatataactaaagaaaaaaaattacggTACAACTAAGAAGTAAATAGTTCCCATGATTACATCCAACTGAGAATGGATTCTATCCAAATGTAAGGTCCAAGGAAACATGAACACAAAATTAAGTAAATTTGTTATTCTTTGTTTCAAAAATTTGCACAAGGAAATAAAGTAGATATATGGATGGGCAAAAAGCCATCAGAAAACAAAGAGAACTGGGAGGGATGATGGGTAGGGTAGTCCCAACTTGACCAAAATTGATCCCAAAGAGGGGGGCCAAAAAGGCACAAAAACTACCAAGCAAGAAATATTGGGGTAAGTGGGGAAAAGAGGTTTTCAGTGGTGCGCCACTATCCTCACATCTTATTGGAACCTAAGAAATATGTACAGGGATGGGACTTGGGAGGAGGCAATACCTCCATCCATCCATGTCCCCACTATTTCCAGCACCTCAAAAAGCTAATAAAAAAGCATCCAAATTAGAGTGTATaactaaattataaaaataaaataaaaaaataaaaaaaaaacaagaagataGTGACAGAGATTTGAGCAAGTCATGCTCACATAAAGCAACCAGTGATCATCTGCAGCTTTTGAGAAAAGCATCAGCTTTTAACCGAATCCAGCACCAAATACAAGTGTGCCACAAACATGTCTGCTGATTGGTTGTGAGGGGAGACGCAAGAATTCACCATGGATGCATGCATGGCCATCATGTTCGCGTTCCTGGATTTCCAACGGATGAATGTGAGAGGTATGGAAAGGAGATAAAACAGTGACGTGTCTCTGAATCATGCGACAGGATTAAACGGATCGTTATGGTTTCGTTTGGTGCCTGGAACTAGATTGGATTGGATTACTAAACATATTGAAAGTacgttgaaga is from Malus sylvestris chromosome 5, drMalSylv7.2, whole genome shotgun sequence and encodes:
- the LOC126622918 gene encoding beta-xylosidase/alpha-L-arabinofuranosidase 1-like — protein: MLKAILFVVSTEARAMYNLGRAGLTYWSPNVNVVRDPRWGRATETPGEDPYVVGVYASNYVRGLQDVEGTENATDLNSRPLEVSSCCKHYAAYDVDNWLGVDHYHFDARVTEQDMAETFLKPFEMCIKDGDVSSVMCSYNRVNGIPTCADPKLLTHTIRGEWDLHGYIVADCDSLEVMVDHHKWLSDTNEDAAAQALKAGMDLDCGDYYPNFTQSSVRQGKVKEVEIDRSLKNLYVVLMRLGLFDGNPTFKSLGKKDVCSKQHIELATEAAREGIVLLKNANETLPLKSKKIKKLAIVGPHANATAAMIGNYAGIPCQFTSPLDAFSSYGEIKYEMGCDGVACANGSLIFPAMRAPKHADAAIIFAGLDLSVEAESLDRVDLLLPGYQTQFINQVAQVSKGPVILVIMSAGGVDISFAKQNDNINAILWAGYPGEEGGRAIADVAFGHYNPGGRLPLTWYEAGYVDMLPMTSMQLRPIASLGYPGRTYKFYNGSTVYPFGYGLSYTQFNYTLRSAKRSLDINLRKSQHCRDIEYKDHEYKPPGPAVLIDDLQCNHEFGFGVEVKNVGKRDGSEVIIVYSKPPNGIAATHAKQVIGFKRVFVKAGKSETVNFVFNACKSLGLVNYNAYNLLTSGRHTISIGDDVVSFPIQVNI